The Candidatus Saccharimonadales bacterium DNA segment ACGGTTCTCTGTTTCATTCTTCTTTGGCTGCTTCGGTTTGTCGGCATGGCTATCTTGCAGGACAAATTCAATAAGCGCGACCTAGCACCAAGCACTGGCGGAGGTTTCCAGCAGCCCGCCTACCAACAGCCACATGATGGGGGTTGGCAACAGCCAGAACAACCAGGACAACCAATGCCACCGCCAACTAGTCCCCCAGCCCCAAACCCGCATGAGTCAAACAGTGGCTATCCATCTGTCTATGTACCTCCGGCTGATCATCAGCCACAGGATCACAATCAGCCCCCGTTTAATCAGTCCTGACGGGCAGCGTAGATACTATCTACGTATTCAACGTGCTGAGGATTCGTCGGGTCAAACTTACCCCTCGACAGGTATTCGAATATTTCAGCGGCCGTCTTGCCCGCAGCTCTCTGCTCAGCCAAATAGGCGGCCATCCGTTTATAGCCGACGTAGTAGGAGATATCTCTGGTGAAGATGGCTTGTTCTTCTGCATCTCCGTCACCACGACCACCTCGGTAGATACGATCAACATGGGCCCATACTACCGGCACCAACTCTCCAGCAGTCATCGTAAGATCACCTCGAAGCCGGTTGCGAATCAGTTGGCGGGTGTAACTTATATCAAAGAGCTCTTGCCTGGTGCGCCGTCGACCATCAATTGTCCCGAGGGCCAAGGCAATGTCTAGGTATCTGTCGTAGGCTTTATCTGGAAGAGTTCCAAGCAAGGCCTCTTCAGTCAAGATGCCGAGCCCTTCTTCAGAGTCAATATAGCCAGATAACCCGATAGCTAACCGACGGTCGTCTTGAGCATAGCCATTCTTGCTTCGAAGGCCGTGTGTAAGCAGTTCGTGACCAAGCAGCCCTACAACTTCACCTGCAGTGGCCGGTCGACGTTGAGCGGCAATCTTTATCAGCTTCTTACTTGGTACAACAGACATCGCCGTCTTATTATGGAGTGCGACTTCCCAGTCATCCCACTCACTGCCTTCGTTGGTTCTGAGCCACTCAAGAGCGTCAGAAAACACTCCCAACATATCATCCGGACCAAATTCTTCTTTTCCTGCTCTGTTAACAAGATCAAAAATGGGTTGATATTTCTCACGAACAGCCTGACCATACTCTCGAATTGCTTGACGTTCGGCCAATAGATCTGAGGTTCCAATATCTTCGGCACTACCGCCCAGAGATTCGATGATCGGCCTATACGTATCAAGCAGGAAGCGCACCCGCCCCTGTGCAATGCGATCAGACCCTTCGAGCTGCTTAAGCAACCTGTATTCCCCGAGAAGCAGACGAGCCGCTTCATCACGATCCGGCTCACCATAAAGCTCTATTGAAGCGTCGGTAAAACGTTTCGCCCATAGGGCACGATGCTCTGGCTCAGCGTAGACTGCCCTCTCTGCCGTATCAACAAGATACTCCTTGGCAAGATCTGCTGCGCAACCTTGCTCCTCAAGAGTACCTTCAGGTGCTGCCCAGAACTCAGCCTGCCGAGCGCGGTTTGTTGCTCCATATTCGCAGACAGCAGCCAGTAGGCCCCCATAGGCCAAGGTTTGTGCCCCAGTGCCAGCGTTTTGTGGCCGGATCGACTCTAAGACAAGTACGTTGGGTACTTCAGACATGGCGTTACCATAACACAAACACGTGCTGATAGAAATTGCTTATGCTTGCAGTTTTACTTCTCTGCGCTTTACTTGATGTACATGCCCGAACAACTCACACCAGATCCAGAGGGAAGGGGCATCGAACGGCGAATCGTTGTCGACCATGAACGTGTTGAAGAGGTTTTGGGTACACTCGTTCGTGCCTACGATCGTGAGGATTACCCATACTGCCTCGATAGCACACGCGTTCCTCAAGACCATCGTCATATGCCGAAGAATCTTGCACTGGGGACAAAAGAACATGCCATGTTCCTCTGGACTTCATGCTACTACATGCGTGGCGGGGCAAAGTCCGTCCCAGTCATGCAGCAGCTGGCAAGAGTTTATGAAGAGGCCCCAGACCTATTCGACCCAGAGATAGCCCGTGCCGTTCCGCCAGTCGTTATTGCTGACCTGCTCGAGAAACATGGTCTTGGATTCCAGCGTATGGTAAGCGAACTCTGGGTTGAGAATGCTAGTCGTCTCTACACATTGTATGAGGGGGACCCTCGCAAGGTTTTTGAAAACGTACATACTTACGAGGGTGCTTCAAAACGTGTCAAAAACGACAAAAGAGGCGGAGGATTCGTTGGCTTTCAAGAGAAGATGACCAGCATGATCCTCTATTACCTAATGGACGAACATTTAATCGATGAGTTCGACTTCCCATTGCCTGTCGATCTCCACGTTTTAAGAATCAGTATTGCTAACGAGATGGTTCGTTTCGAAGGTTACGGTGAAGACGAGAACGTTCTGAGTGACGAACTCTTAGCTGTGCTTCGCAAGATTTACTACGACTACACGAAAGCTCACGGCATAAGTACTCTACGACTGTGCAATGCGGTCTGGCTATATTCACAGGCTCTCTGTGGCTTACAGCCAGGCAACATCACGATCGAGCCAGAAGGTAGAGAAAACCGCAGAGGGCGAGATACTGTTTTGGAACCACTACCGATCGACATGAACAGCGAGAGACAGCGACGAGCGTATGAGAGATCATGTGGGTCGTGCGCCATCCAGGCGACATGCAGATGGAACGTTCCTAGCAGTCAGTACTATATCCAAGGAGGTCTGGCCCGACGTGGTAAGCGCAGGGAGTTCCCTCCCCCGGGAGGCCAAGAATCACTTATATCGTTCGGTGAAGCGCATGAATTGGCTAGATCTTCAACTTAATCCTAGGATTGACGTATAGGATTTGATTTAATATAAGCGTGCTTGGAATAATCACCTTTTCGCTAATATTCATCATTGCCATAGTCGCCGTAATCTGGGGCCTACGACGATCGCCTAAGACGTCACCCAAAGAACAGAACGGTCTCTTCCGTGGAATGGCGGTGCGCATGGTAGTCGCACTCATAGTCCAGTTCTTTGTCGGCCTGACTGTAAACCTGTGGGTTACTGTGCCTAAGTCTCATCCTGGCGCAAAGTCTTCAGACTATTTCGCCGGGGTCTACAACGGCGTCCAGTGGGCCTTAGCACACAGCGGTATCGGCTTCCTGGCCTTGCACGTCTTAATCGCTATCCTGTTGATCATCTTCTCAACCGCATTCTTGATCGCCGCCATCCTCAAACAGAACCGTTTCTGGATAAAGGCGTTTGCCCTCGGGGATTTCTTCATCATGTTAGCTTTCTTCAACGGAGCCAGCTTCCTCAACTATGGCGAGCAGTTCAGCTCACTGTTGATGGAGATATTTTTCGTCTGTTCCATATCTACGTTCCTTGCCACTCTCTATATAACCAAGCCAGCACAGAAGCCGGGATCAAAGAAGACTAACTGGATATAGGGTATTGCTGCGCCGTAAGTCTCCGGCCTTCCACATCATCTGTCAGGGAAGGTAAGACATGATTGGCGCTGGCTTTACTTGGGTCTTAAAAGCGACCGTTGCGATACACCAACTACCCGACGATGAAGCGAGCCAGTTTCCTGCTTCGGCAGACTGTGAGCTTGGACGGTAGACGACTATTTGATTGCCACCACCGCTTGCGCTATTGACGCTCTTCGGTTCATAACCCCATCCAGCGGGGGCGTGGCAAAGAACGTACTGGATTCAATGTCACAGTAGTACGAGACCAAAAACTCTTCTGTAAGCGTAGAGGTATAGCCTAGCGAACCAACGGAACCTGCGGCAGTCCCCGTAAGGTCAGACGGACTGCCGTCAGTGCCAGCCATAATACCGGAGACCTCTTGGACCAGAATGCCACCGGCCAGCGTGTTGACATGATTGGTGGTCACAGTTATCGTCGGTTTTCGGCCAACGTCGGCGGTAGGAGTTGCCAATATGTAGATCGCCAGTTCAGCGTTAGTTCCCGCGCTTTGCTCAAAGTCAGTAAGCCTCGTAAACGAGTTACCTAGGTCATCCTTGACGCTGGTGATCGAATTCGAACCGGAGACATTAACCTGGACATAGGCAATGAGCGTCGAACCTGACGAACAGTTGCTGGCAAGTGTGACAGGATTGGCTTCGATTGCTGTCCCGATATGACATGGTGCTACCGCAGACTGCAGCACCTGCCATTTCACATTGTTTGGTTTGATGACCACGCAACCTGCGGCCCACACCGCATTACCACCTCCGGTTGACGTAGTCGTGTAGTCAAACGTGCTGCTTGCGGCTGCAGATAACTGGTAGCCTGCTGTCGTATAGGTATTCCCCATCGATCCGAGATTGACCCACGGTGCGGAAGGTTCGTTTGTCTGGAGGGCATAGCCAACCGAACAACCGAAGACGAATCCTGAAGGTGCACTGGTGGCTCCAGTGTTACCTGAAGCAAGACTTGAGCTATTACCACTTCCATTAGCCACTACGCCATCGAGTAATGGGGCGTTGCCAAGTCCTGACACTTCACATCCGGCAATTGATGCAAAGTTACCATTCACAAAGTTGCCGCATTGGATATTTGTAATCCCAGAGGGAATGTTGGGGATTAGCCAGATGGCCTCACCGACCGATTGGCTGCTAACATCCGGACTCTGCGAGAATTGTAGAAGTGTGGTACCCGGCCATGTGACGCCGGGCGAAGTTCCGATCGTCGGAGACGAAAGGGGATACATAGATGCGCCCGCATTATAGTCGGTGACACAGACAACAATCGTATTGCCTGCCGTGGTCGCAGACATAGTGGCACTGGTTGCGAACGATGCCCCGCTATTGAATGTCTGAACAACCTGCATCAGTTCCCCAGCGCAGCGCCGAGGTAGATCCATTTGCTGATCGACGCAATATACTCAAAGGCGATAACATCCACAAGCCCGGCAGTCGTTGAAAGGATCGGCTGGCCAGTGGTGCCGAAGTCATATTGGGTACCCCAAAAGACACCGAAGCCTCCCCCGCTCCCTTGAGTGATCCGGAAGCGTATGACCTGTCCATCAATAGGGTTAGATGGGTTAGCGATGGTCCAGCCATTAGCACTCAGAGTTAGGTTGAAGGCATTGGCGGTCCTGGCATTGACGGCGACAGAGCCGGCTGATTGGCTGAGTGTAGCAGCCGCTGGGGCCAAGTAACCCGTAAAGGTTGCCCCTGCTTCCATGGCTACACCGCTACTGGTGGTTAGACCACCAGCTTGGGTGATAGCTGTTGGTTGGATAGTGCCATCACTATTGAGAGAGACGCTCAAGAAGCCGTTGAGAACCGTCCCCCAAGCACCGCTGTCTCCTCCTGGAACCGGTAGACGAGCTGTCATCCGTCGATACCCATCCTACTCTTGCCAAAATCTACTATCCCAATGAATAATATTTACTCTATTGTACGTGATACAGAGTTATTTTACCTGGTCGATTTTGAGGCTACAAATTCAGCATAGGCTTTATCAAATTTATCAAGTATTTGTTCTGGGGTCCCGTCATTGCCCACGTTGGCGCCCCACCATTCCGGAGTTATTTCAATGCCGGTAGCTTTCTGGACAGCAGTCACAGCTGCGTTTATGTCGCCTTTATATAGTTGACTTGCTTTCGGAATCTCTCCATCCATAATGAATCTCCCCTATATGTACACAGTATAGCAAACGAAGGAATTATCTCTGGAGGGCCGTATTAGTTAGTGCCCTTAGAACAGACTACTTCTTTGTCTTATCTTTCTTGTTGTCACGCTTTTCTTTTTCGACAATCAAAAACGCTCCCAGGAAAGCACCGAGCGATAGTGGGATTACATAAAGTTTATTGTTAACAAAGCTGACTATGCCAAGTGCGCTAAGCAGATAGATGAATGCACTGTATATCCCGGCTTTTACCGGTTCGTGCTTCGTAACAGAAAAGGTGTACAGAGCAAATACCGCGTCTAAAATTAATGCGACGAAGAATAACAATATGCTGTAGCCAAGATTCAAATGATTCATTATCTCGGGGTCAAAATTTCTATGGAGGGCCCAGTGGGGCTCGAACCCACGACACCCTGCTTAAAAGGCAGGTGCTCTAACCAGCTGAGCTATGGGCCCACGCGTACACTTGAAAAGTAAAGCATAATACTCGAGAAAAGGCAACGAATTAACAGGGGTGCTACTCTTTTTTGCTCCTTTTCGACTTATGCCCATGCACAAAGTAGAGGGAGAAGATACCATACGCAATGCCGGCCACGATAATCCACCCCTCCCAATCAGCAATAAAAGTGATGTACTGGGATAAGTTTGGAATTGATTTAGGAGCTATACTGGCCAGATCGCCAGAGAGGATCGCTAGTAAAACAGCGACGAAAAGTATTGCACCTGCGAGCTGCCTAGTTCGAAAGTGATCCTTTGGGACGGCCAACCATGCCACGGCAACTGGTATCAGAGTCAGGGCAATGTGGACGAGAACTGCGGGCTGGTTAACGTCGTGAAGAAAGCCGTGTGCACCAAGCCAATTAGCAACCGGAACCTCGACTATACCAGCCATCAGCGAACTAGCCAGCAAAATGAAGATCTGAAGACCAGCCTGCTTCTTGGTTATGAACTGTAAGACGGCGATCAACCCCGTCCCGCCAAGGACGATGATGTCGATAGGCATAGGCATATTGTAGCACTGCCCAGCTAAGGACTTGCTTAAGCGCCGATGCGATCTTTTTTCTGCTTACGCTTGGCATTCAGCTCGATGTATTCGATCACCTTCTCGGCGACATTCCGATGACAGACTTCCTCTGGCGAGCGCAGGCTGGCAGAAGAGTTGACCTCCATGACCAGTGGCCCTCGCTTGGAGCGAAGCATGTCGACACCACAGATTGGCAGACCCATAGCCTTAGCTGCTTTGATAGCAATGTGACGTTCTTCGTCGGTCAGTTTGACTGGCTTGGCAACGCCGCCCTGGTGGGTGTTTGACCGGAAGTCCTCGTCAAGGTTCTGTCGTTCAAAGCTGGCCACCACACGATTGCCAACCACGATTGCCCGGACATCAGTGCCGGCCGATTCGGCCACGAACTCCTGAACAACGAAGTTAACGCCTTCAACGTAGAAGGCCTGCATAACTGCCTTGGCCGCCTTAGCGGTCTCGGCCAGCACAACACCGTTGCCATGTGTACCCTTCGCCACCTTAATAATCAGTGGTGGCCCGCCTGCACGCTCGATCAGGTCCTCGAACGAGGCGGTCTCACGGGCAAAGAGGGTTTTCGGAATATCTACGCCCGCTCTGGCAAGTAGCTGGTACGAACGAAGCTTGTCGCGGCTGCGATTGATAGCGATCGAACTAGCCGTCGTGTAGACACCACGCATCTCGAACTGACGAACGATGGCCGTTCCGTATTTGGTATATGACTGAGCAATACGGGGGATGACAACATCAAAGTCACTGAGCTCCTCGCCCTTATAGCGTACAACCGGATTGTTTCGTTCAACGGCTATGTAGCATTCTGCATAGTTGATAACACGAGCATCATGGCCACGCAGAATAGCCTCTTCTTTGAGGCGTTTGGTACTGTAGTTGCCAGGTCCTTTGGAAAGAATAGCTATCTTCATATCAAGTACCTCTATTTAGTCTTCTTGTAGATACGGCTTCTTGGCCTGTTTAGCTTCATAATCTCGTAGTTTCTGCCAGTCGTCAAACCCAAGTGGGGGCATCTCGCTGAAGAGACCTCGCTCGTCAAGCGATGCATCAACGAGAAAATGTGAGTGAAGCGTTCGCCTCCCGATAAGCACCGGGAACGAGAGAGTTGATCTGTCGTTAAGACTAACCGGTGTTAGGAAGTGAACACCACCTACTTTCAGTTCAGCCGTTACGTAGTAGCGCCGCTCGACACCACCGTTTGAGCTACGAACCTTATGTTCAGTGAAAGCGGTCGTTCGAACCGTCTCAGTCCCGCCTGTCTTCGTCTTGAGTCTCTTTGTCTTGGGGATCTCAAAGACCAGCTCATCCTGCCCTCCAGCATTTATCTCGACATGAATATTCTCAGCATGAATCGAGCTACTAGCGGCCCCCGTATCAACTTTGGCCAATACCTCAACAATCCCAAGCGATGGGAAAGAGACGAGCGCGTGACGGCCAATAACAGGCAGTTGCTTGTTCTTGCTGTGAGGTCGAGTTGTAGCCATGTTCGACTCCCTTAGTGATAACTGTTGTTTTTATTGGTGCCCACTCAGACTTTTGGTGATGCCTATTATAATATAAAAGAGCTTATGTAGCAATATATTACTTGAAGAACCCTCTTCGTCCGCCTTCGTGGTCGAAGTTCTCGAGC contains these protein-coding regions:
- the rimK gene encoding 30S ribosomal protein S6--L-glutamate ligase; the encoded protein is MKIAILSKGPGNYSTKRLKEEAILRGHDARVINYAECYIAVERNNPVVRYKGEELSDFDVVIPRIAQSYTKYGTAIVRQFEMRGVYTTASSIAINRSRDKLRSYQLLARAGVDIPKTLFARETASFEDLIERAGGPPLIIKVAKGTHGNGVVLAETAKAAKAVMQAFYVEGVNFVVQEFVAESAGTDVRAIVVGNRVVASFERQNLDEDFRSNTHQGGVAKPVKLTDEERHIAIKAAKAMGLPICGVDMLRSKRGPLVMEVNSSASLRSPEEVCHRNVAEKVIEYIELNAKRKQKKDRIGA
- a CDS encoding RimK/LysX family protein → MATTRPHSKNKQLPVIGRHALVSFPSLGIVEVLAKVDTGAASSSIHAENIHVEINAGGQDELVFEIPKTKRLKTKTGGTETVRTTAFTEHKVRSSNGGVERRYYVTAELKVGGVHFLTPVSLNDRSTLSFPVLIGRRTLHSHFLVDASLDERGLFSEMPPLGFDDWQKLRDYEAKQAKKPYLQED